GCAGCCGCTACATCGTCCCCATCTCCTTCCTCTCTCACCCCCAATTCCAATGCCTGCTTCACAGAGCAGAGGAGGAGTTCGGATTCGACCACGAAATGGGCCTCACTCTTCCCTGCGAAGAGGTTTTTTTCAGATCGCTCACTTCCATGATCCGATGAACCAATTTCCGCCTCTCAATTTGCCTCCTTTTTTTGGAGAGAGATTCCCAAGAGGAtaattttttcctctttttttaaCATCTTTCTTCCTATATTTATTTGGAGGGATCTGTGATATTAGCCATGATTTTGGGTGCTTGCTTTTGTATCTAACTGGATTGTGGGTTGGATTTGTAAAGGAGATCGATGTTTGTGATTTTTCCTCGCAGAGGTGTTTGCTTACACCCTGTGAGAGAATTTTAATGTTAAATCAACCACGTTTTTTCACAAATATTGCTGTTTTTTTTCAGCCTTATTGTTTGATTTCATTTTGATCCAGTATACTGAAACACTCTTAAAAAATGGCACtactataaaaatactactccactcCCTAATAGTGTTTGTGTTGATATTAAGACGAAATtcactttatttctttatttagaattttagatgactttgattttttgttacgTGTACCAATCACATCATCAATTCAAAGTAGAAAATTATGTAGTGTGCCCAAACAACCTCTAATTAACACTTAACCAATTAAGGTTACACAATACTTAAATGCCAAATCAATTTGTAATTACAAGAAAAGTAGGAGTGTTCGAGGATCAGAAAAGTaagtaagaagaaaaaataaataaaagataatAAGTGTTAGATTtagcaaaaaagaaaaatactccctcccttagtcccttaaattttgtcaaacATTGATtgggtacgagttttaagaaatataatagaaagtgagttaaaaaaagTAAGTGGAGAGTGggtcttacttttatttattagttttataataaaatgtgggttGAAATGAGTTAGGAGAATATAAGATCtactaccaaaaataaaataaaataagtgaaatatgaaaaattCTGTGGGacgacgaaaatggaaaaatatgacaaaatttaagggaaaGATGGAGCAAGGTAATAAACGTCCTATAGTATACttcatgataaataatgtaataaACGGCTCAAAATAATGTACACAGGGTATAAAACAGCTGCGTGTAAATATGGAAAAAAAACACTTTTAATATGAGGTAGTACAAAATTTATAGAGACCATATAcggagaaaaaaagaagaaaatagagTAGTAttgaaataaagtagaaagtgttGACTGGTCCATGTTCCGTAACGGACTAAAATTCCGTACAGTACACTACCACTAGTCTACTATTTTCCGTTAATGTCGTTATTCTAACAGTAAGAATTAATGCCATGTTTGTATCATTAAGGAATTAAGATTAGACTATTAGTTTTACACAAACAACAATATTTGGAATCTATAACCAAACTTTCACGGATACTTATAACATACAAAGCGAGACAAAGGGTAAATGACAGCTGTTATTTTATTCAACCAATGTac
This genomic interval from Salvia splendens isolate huo1 chromosome 13, SspV2, whole genome shotgun sequence contains the following:
- the LOC121760978 gene encoding auxin-responsive protein SAUR50-like — encoded protein: MAIRKSSKLSQAATLKQIMKRCSSLGKKHGYDEDGLPVDVPKGHFAVYVGKNRSRYIVPISFLSHPQFQCLLHRAEEEFGFDHEMGLTLPCEEVFFRSLTSMIR